In Brachyhypopomus gauderio isolate BG-103 chromosome 18, BGAUD_0.2, whole genome shotgun sequence, the sequence AGCGGTTGGAAGAGTGAACACCATTTATACTGTTATAGTTGTGTATGTCAACTGGCTTTAGCTTAGGAGTGGGAGGCAGTTCCGTCTTGGTCTTTATACATTATTGTCTAAGCATGATGgtatgagagaaagaaaacGATGAATCTCCGGGGATTCTTTCAAGATTTCAATCCTAGGTGAGTGTGTTGCTGCTATATGTATGAAGAAGTCTAACCCAGCTTTGTGTATTCGTTTAAGGCTAGCAAGTTGGCTAGCTTTAGCTAGCTACAAAGGCCCATTAATGCTGTTGTGTCGGGTATGTTTAACCTCCTTACTTGTCCTCTCTGTGTTGTAAATTCACAATCAAATTACCATGAAATTGCTAAATACCACGACTGTTCAGTTTTTATTGAGTGTTTTTGTACTCTGCTGAAAGGGTTGACGTTAGCAAGCTAGCTGTAACATGTCACTGGTATAAGTTAACGAGTTAAAATGACATTGTCCAAATACCACGTCGGGAATTTAAACAAATTTATATAATTTAGTCTGGAGCTGTTATTATGAACAGTAAGAAGTACTAAGCTACGTTAAGATATAATAGTTCAGTTTTAAGACATGGAGGTCCATCATAGCTAGTTAGTTGGTTCATTTTAGTAAAAGTTAATGCAGTCAGCTTAAAATTCGACCGATTTAGGTCACATATTGAACTGCCCTCATCTGCTGTACAGATTAACAGATGCGTCTGCTTCTTCTGTTTGTTCCATTTCAGCAAGTTCTTGATCTATGCGTGCCTgctgctgttctctgtgttaCTGGCGTTGCGGCTGGATGAAACTATTAAGTGGAGCTACTGGGCAGTGTTTGCTCCCATCTGGCTTTGGAAACTCATGGTCATCATCGGAGCGTCTGTGGGAACCGGGGTGTGGGCCCACAACCCTCAGTACAGGTCACTCGCAGTCATTACAGCACCTCGGTGTGCATGCAGTCGGACGCCAATGTGCTATTTTGGTCAAAGGGTGTAGTCTCCAaattgtgaagtgtgtgtgtgtattatttagGGCAGAGGGCGAGACCTGTGTGGAGTTCAAGGCGATGCTGATCGCCGTGGggatccacctcctcctcctgacGTTCGAGGTGCTGGTCTGTGACAGCGTGGAGAGGGGCAAGCACTTCTGGCTCCTCGTCTTCATGCCTCTCTTCTTCGTCTCGCCCGTCTCGGTGGCCGCGTGCGTCTGGGGCTTCAGACACGACCGCTCGCTCGAGGTGAGTCCGTCGCTCCCCGGGGTCGTTGGACCTAGGCCTCGCACCAgacccctctcactctccctctccctctcgctctgtTTCTCCCACAGCTGGAGATCCTGTGCTCCGTAAACATACTACAGTTCATCTTCATCGCACTGCGGCTGGATGCTTTCATCACCTGGCCCTGGCTGGTAAGGCCTGAACCTCATCGTTGGAACGTTTTTGATTACCTTAAGCTTCACCCCTAACCCTGAGCGCCTGGTGTGTTAATGCCGGCCGGGACTGACGAGGTGTTCTCCcccaggtggtgtgtgtgcccCTCTGGATCCTCATGTCCTTCCTCTGCCTGGTGGTGCTCTACTACATCGTCTGGTCCGTGCTCTTCCTGCGCTCCATGGACGTCATTCCCGAGCAACGTCGCACTCACATCACCATGGCGATCAGCTGGATGGCTATAGTGGTCCCACTACTGACGTTtgaggtaaaataaataaacaaataaaagttTAAACAATGTAGCTGATTTAACGTACGCGTACCACGAGTTGATTCACACTGTGATGTCATTGATTACAGTTCAACATTTTGTGACTGTAATGCTAGTGGTAAAAAATGCTGAAATCTCTGCTTGGTTGATCCATGTTGATCTCTATCCTGATCTTTCAGATCCTTCTTGTGCATAAATTAGATGGCCATTACCCCAATAAATTCGTTCCAGTCTTTGTGCCCCTCTGGGTCTCTCTGGTGACCCTGATGGCAACTACCTTTGGTCAGAAAGGAGGCAATCACTGTAAGTCATTTTCACCACTATTTTTGCACAGTGCCCACACCCAAAAGAGACAGTAATGTCTGTACTGTTTCACTGGACTGATTTAGAGCTATAGCTTTGTTTAGAAATGCAATATGTCATATGGCACATTAGTAAAAAGCCCTACTAACAGTTTTTTTTTAGCCTTTTGCTATTAACATGCACTTAAAATGTACACTGGACATTGTAATATCAGTATGTTCATTTTCCTTTTAATATACCATTGAAATGCTGTgcatttaaaatgcatttaaataCCCTTTGCCTGTATCATTTGACTTGTTGCTATATGGTGTGGCTGTAAGATCTAATCCTGCATCTCCTCCTGCACCGTTCTCTTGACCAGGGTGGTTCGGTATCCGTAAGGACTTCTGCCAGTTCCTCTTGGAGCTCTTCCCCTTCCTGCGGGAGTACGGCAACATCTCCTACGACCTGCAGCACGAGGACTCGGAGGTAGCAGAGGAGCCACCCGTCCACGAGCCGCCCAAGATCGGCCCCATGTTCCGCAAGAAAACTGGCGTGGTCATCACGCAGAGTCCCGGGAAGTACTACGTACCCCCCCCTAAACTGTGCATCGACATGCCAGACTAACACACTAAGCTAAAATAAAGGGGGAGGGACAGGGGACTCAATCCATGAACACAGAGCGTGACGGAAGCGCAATacggcaccccccccccccctcccccacctccctccgGCGTTCACGTCGGAAAACGTCACTTGCGGTAGACAAGGTGGTGGGGCCAAGATGGTCCTGAAGAACAGGTGCTTTTGATGAGCTCAGTTCTCGAGCGGCGGTCGACCTCGTGGAAACGGCCCTCGCGTTCAAACCGAACCCGGAGCGAATGGCGAGCTAAGAGTGTGGCCTGCGTTTTGACTGTTCTCTGCGACGATGTCCCCGTTCCACGGTCCTATATCCATGCCGCTCCTTCATACGATTGCATAGACCGAACGCCTTCAGAGGGAAGGGCATTACGACTTTCCTGACAGCTGTACCCTATGGGAAAACTCAGGAAGACGTTCCTGTAATACCTATATAAATAACCAGGACTCTGTGTGTTCCTTTCTTCTCATAGACAAACATGCTACTTCATTCTCAGTGATATTGTCATGATGTTGGGTGTTTGACAGTAGAATTACTAGCTTGTCTAAATACTGTTAGTTTCTTTGTTGTTTTTCACCCTGAGTATGTCATGCACGATGTACTACAGTGAAACGAGCATGGGTGAAAGGTTATATAGCAAAGCCAAAGAACATTAGTATAAGATAACTAGCTTGATTTGAGTGAGCTCATTTTCCAACATcagttttgtttattttcctcCATTTTATGTGCAAATGTGACGGCACTGAACAAATTAAATGAATCTCCTCGTCACTTTTACATTTGTAGGTAGTCGGTCAGTGTTTACTAGAAGGCCATGCTTGCTATGTCTGCTACAGCGTTGTTATACTGTTAGAAGCGAGGGCGTGTTcctttattcaacccccacctCCTGTGCTTTTTACCTGAGTATGGACCACGCATATGTAGTTATAGACCTGATCCCATGTAATCTGGGTGAAGGGTATGGAGCATCTGTCTGTAAGGAAGAAATGATCAACAACTTATGACCCCCTTGTGGGGCTTCAcgtattgttttgtttgtttgttttaatgtgtCCTGGAGCAACACAATATAAGCACTAGAGTAGCAGAAGTATACTTTTAGGCTATCATAAGCACTAAGTTATTTTATCATtattcagcaaaaaaaaaaaaaagaagcaaacatgttcatatatacagtatgtgaaGATTTCAGGAGATTGGGCCGGAACGTGCGTCTGAATGTGCATCTCTTACACAGGTCATTGTGAAATCTCCAACAGAAAATGCCTTCATGCCCACTCAGCTGGTCTGAGTGAGCAGCTCCTTGAGTTCATGGTAGTGGTTATGGACCaatactgtggtgtgtgtgtgtgggtgatatttgttttattgttgtgtctttatttttgtttgttttgtatgtTCCTCCAGAAGTCTGTTGTCAGTTGTCATTGTCACAGGGGTGATGAACAGTAGTTACTGATTTTGGCTGACAATAAAATCTTATCCAGATATCTTGGATTTCTCGTTTTTTTTTATCCTATCCATTAATGACATCCACTGTACACACAAGTGAATGTAGTGCAACAGGTTGTAAACATAATACAACGATAAAAATGCACGAGACATCAAACGTAAAGCAAGGAGCAAGTGTAAGAGGAACAATAACTACCACAATGCACAACACCAGCCAACATTAAAACAGGAGCAGATAACAGACCAGTGTGGAATGTAGTGAAGCACGTTATAACTGGCGCACGCACGAGCACAGCCGAGAACGCGTTACTTCAAACGGTGCGTCTTGCTGTGGCCCGTGACATAGACGATGATGCACTTGTTAACACCAAATTTAATTCTACTGAGGGTAAAAAAACATCAGTGCCAAAAGCGAAAAGTCGCAGACTAAAATAATGCATGTAATTGCACGTTCAAGGGCCGCGCGCTCCCGCGCGGTCACGAGCAATTCGTTTTAACGTAGGTGTGGGAACATTGCACGACGTCGGCGTTATTAGCGCGAGCCCGAGCTGCTGCGCGCGTGCGGCGGCGGCGGACTGGAGTGACGCAATTCGGATGTGCTGTGCGCGCGACTCCACCCAACGGCGCGAGCAGAAAACAAGTTACAACGCAGGTTGAACATGGCGTCCGCGGTACTCTCGTGAAGTCGAAGTTCGGTCAACAtttttaaaaggaaaaaaagcaTGTAAACGCACATTCGacgtttatttaaatatttttgggACTTTATTTAGACAAAAAAGATACCAGTTGGCGTAAATAAGGAAGCCATGGTAATTCACGGCGGTGTTGTACTTTAAAGTTGAAGAGTTTTGTGGTGAGGCGCAGCTAGCTCGTTAGCTAGCTCGCTACCCAGTGAGGCAGCTCGTTGGCTGGCCGGGGCGGTTCGTATCACTTTAACTCGCCAACACAGCCACCGTGGGAGAGTTAAACGCGTTCGGGACGCTTCGACGAGGAGGAAAAAGAAACTTTATCCACTAGTCGTTAGTCTCGGTAGTTCTCGGACGCGTGAAGATGGCCCAGTCGCCGGTAGCTGTTCAAGTTCCTGGAATGCAGGTAAGTTGGAAGTGAAGGTGGCTCAGAGTCCCCACATACCTGGTGGGGGGGCCAGCACTAGCACCCGCACCCGCAGGGTTTGTTGCAACTTTCtgtgcaaaaaataaataaatctatcCCTACTCAAGCTTGGGTATTCAAGTATGTGATCAAAATACAGTTTTTCTACCTCGCATTCTTGATTTCTGCTGGCTGAAGTGCTGTGGCTGCTTTGATCAACTATCAATAGTACAAAATTGACCTTGGCAGCTGGTGCTTGTAATTAGGATACCAATCCAGCTCCGGCTCAGTTAACCGAATTAACAATGGCTA encodes:
- the tmem185 gene encoding transmembrane protein 185-like, coding for MNLRGFFQDFNPSKFLIYACLLLFSVLLALRLDETIKWSYWAVFAPIWLWKLMVIIGASVGTGVWAHNPQYRAEGETCVEFKAMLIAVGIHLLLLTFEVLVCDSVERGKHFWLLVFMPLFFVSPVSVAACVWGFRHDRSLELEILCSVNILQFIFIALRLDAFITWPWLVVCVPLWILMSFLCLVVLYYIVWSVLFLRSMDVIPEQRRTHITMAISWMAIVVPLLTFEILLVHKLDGHYPNKFVPVFVPLWVSLVTLMATTFGQKGGNHWWFGIRKDFCQFLLELFPFLREYGNISYDLQHEDSEVAEEPPVHEPPKIGPMFRKKTGVVITQSPGKYYVPPPKLCIDMPD